One Campylobacter sputorum subsp. sputorum DNA segment encodes these proteins:
- the trpD gene encoding anthranilate phosphoribosyltransferase, with protein MILIIDNYDSFVYNIYQYIKQMSSDDVMCVRNDKITLDEIKNLNPTHIILSPGPKHPKDSGICLEILKSNLNIPILGVCLGHQAIGLVFGGEISKLKKPIHGKTSKIKVYQKGVIFDGLSDEFSVMRYHSLYVSKIPKDFEILAKSLDDNVIMAFRHKTKPIFGVQFHPESYFSEYGKKIIENFIKYDKNLKGENMTNFAPYMTKLQKGYPLDSSDYEVICKALNDKDYDIVQLAGLLVLISEKSLYADSLAALVKNILKYSLTYSDDGEFFDIVGTGGDRLKTINISTTTAFILAALGVKVSKHGNRAVTSKSGSSDALSALNIPMSGSIEENRKLLEQKGLAFFHAPLFHKITAEVKEVRDRLKIGTVFNMLGPLLNPNLSLRYQIAGNYLEEVNELMAKTLMNLGRKHALVVHGMDGMDEITICDETLIHEVKDDKIIEYKITPEQFGFNRAFHKDVEGGTGEENGKILEATLKGEISGAKFDIVVLNAMFGMYCAGKVKTPMDAKEIILKAIKDGKVWEFYQNYKNAKN; from the coding sequence ATGATACTTATAATTGATAATTACGATAGTTTTGTTTATAATATATATCAGTATATAAAACAGATGAGTAGCGATGATGTGATGTGTGTTAGAAATGATAAAATAACGCTTGATGAGATAAAAAATCTAAATCCAACTCATATCATTTTAAGCCCTGGACCAAAGCATCCAAAAGATAGTGGAATTTGTTTAGAAATTTTAAAATCAAATTTAAATATACCTATTTTGGGCGTTTGTCTTGGTCACCAAGCGATAGGTCTTGTTTTTGGTGGAGAAATTTCTAAGCTTAAAAAACCAATTCATGGAAAAACATCAAAGATAAAAGTTTATCAAAAAGGTGTGATATTTGATGGTCTAAGCGATGAATTTAGCGTTATGAGATATCACTCTTTGTATGTTAGTAAGATTCCAAAAGATTTTGAAATTTTAGCAAAAAGTTTGGATGATAATGTAATAATGGCTTTTAGACACAAAACAAAGCCTATTTTTGGAGTTCAGTTTCATCCAGAGAGTTATTTTAGTGAGTATGGCAAAAAAATCATAGAAAATTTTATAAAATATGACAAAAATTTAAAAGGAGAAAATATGACAAATTTCGCACCATATATGACAAAACTTCAAAAAGGCTATCCGCTTGATAGCTCTGATTATGAGGTTATTTGTAAAGCATTGAATGATAAAGATTATGACATTGTCCAGCTTGCAGGATTGCTTGTACTTATAAGCGAAAAAAGCCTTTATGCAGATAGTCTTGCAGCGTTAGTAAAAAATATATTAAAATACTCACTTACTTATAGTGATGATGGGGAATTTTTTGATATCGTTGGAACTGGTGGTGATAGACTAAAAACTATAAATATCTCTACAACTACGGCTTTTATACTTGCAGCTCTTGGGGTAAAAGTTTCAAAACACGGAAATAGAGCAGTTACAAGTAAAAGCGGAAGTAGCGATGCCCTTAGTGCTCTTAATATACCAATGAGTGGAAGTATAGAAGAAAATAGAAAACTTTTAGAGCAAAAAGGTTTGGCATTTTTTCACGCACCGCTTTTTCATAAAATCACAGCTGAGGTTAAAGAAGTAAGAGATAGGCTTAAAATCGGAACCGTTTTTAATATGCTAGGACCTCTTTTAAATCCAAATTTATCACTTCGTTATCAAATAGCAGGAAATTATCTTGAAGAGGTTAATGAACTTATGGCAAAAACTCTTATGAATTTAGGCAGAAAACACGCTCTTGTAGTTCATGGAATGGATGGAATGGATGAGATTACAATTTGCGATGAAACTTTAATCCACGAAGTAAAAGATGATAAAATCATAGAGTATAAGATCACACCGGAACAATTCGGTTTTAATAGAGCGTTTCATAAAGATGTTGAGGGCGGAACTGGCGAAGAAAATGGTAAAATTTTAGAAGCAACCTTAAAAGGCGAGATAAGTGGCGCTAAATTTGATATAGTTGTCTTAAATGCTATGTTTGGGATGTATTGTGCTGGTAAGGTTAAAACGCCAATGGATGCAAAAGAAATTATCTTAAAAGCTATAAAAGATGGCAAAGTTTGGGAGTTTTATCAAAACTATAAAAATGCAAAAAATTAA
- a CDS encoding phosphoribosylanthranilate isomerase, with protein MQKIKICGIKSVDEARVVLSFDISYIGVIFAKSKRKVGLDLAMEISNLVHKNKIKIVGVFADISEDEILEISKKANLDVVQIYGEISPNLYKNLHLENIEIWKVFSVSNELPNLENDFYDMPLFDCKGKNIGGNGISFDWSILKNLKTKFGLAGGIGAYNISLASSYKPEVIDINSMVEDENGIKSAKKISLTLSNLMEIK; from the coding sequence ATGCAAAAAATTAAAATTTGTGGTATAAAAAGCGTTGATGAAGCCAGAGTTGTTTTAAGCTTTGATATATCTTATATCGGCGTTATATTTGCTAAAAGTAAGAGAAAAGTTGGCTTAGATCTTGCTATGGAAATTTCAAATTTAGTCCATAAAAACAAAATAAAAATAGTTGGTGTTTTTGCTGATATTAGCGAAGATGAAATTTTAGAAATTTCTAAAAAAGCAAATTTAGATGTAGTTCAAATTTATGGCGAAATTTCGCCAAATTTATATAAAAACTTACACTTAGAAAATATAGAAATTTGGAAAGTTTTTAGCGTTAGTAATGAACTTCCAAATTTAGAAAATGATTTTTATGATATGCCTCTTTTTGATTGCAAAGGTAAAAATATTGGTGGAAATGGAATTAGTTTTGATTGGAGTATTTTAAAAAATTTAAAAACCAAATTTGGCTTAGCAGGTGGCATAGGTGCTTATAATATCTCACTTGCAAGCTCATATAAGCCAGAAGTTATAGATATAAATAGTATGGTTGAAGATGAAAATGGCATAAAATCGGCTAAAAAAATATCTTTAACATTAAGCAATCTAATGGAAATAAAATAA
- the trpB gene encoding tryptophan synthase subunit beta, with the protein MDKKSYFGDFGGQFIPETAMFALEELEEAYESIAKSKEFKEELDYLLKEYVGRPTPLYHAKRLSEHYGHEIYLKREDLNHTGAHKINNALGQTLLAKKMGKKKVIAETGAGQHGVATATAAALLGLKCDVYMGEVDAKRQELNKFRMHLLGADVVEIKDGLKTLKEATTAAIQAWVNEIENVFYVIGSVVGPYPYPMIVKDFQRIIGDETKIQLKEKNIQADYVIACVGGGSNAMGIFTAFIDDKNVNLIGVEAGGLGANTPYHAATMTNGRVGIIHGMKTMVLQDEFGRNLPVHSISAGLDYPGIGPEHSYLNSIKRAKYEAISDDECIEAIKISSKLEGIIPAIESAHALAYLEKLCPTLTKKSTIVVNVSGRGDKDVNTIMNYKKGTIYG; encoded by the coding sequence ATGGATAAAAAATCGTATTTTGGTGATTTTGGCGGGCAGTTTATACCAGAAACTGCTATGTTTGCACTTGAAGAGTTAGAAGAGGCTTATGAGAGCATTGCAAAAAGTAAAGAGTTCAAAGAAGAGTTGGATTATCTCTTAAAAGAATATGTTGGTCGCCCAACTCCGCTTTATCATGCAAAAAGATTAAGTGAGCATTATGGTCATGAAATTTATCTTAAAAGAGAAGACTTAAATCACACTGGTGCTCATAAAATCAATAACGCTTTGGGTCAAACACTACTTGCTAAAAAAATGGGGAAGAAAAAAGTAATTGCTGAAACTGGTGCCGGACAACACGGCGTTGCTACAGCTACAGCTGCGGCACTTCTTGGACTAAAATGTGATGTTTATATGGGTGAAGTTGATGCAAAAAGACAGGAATTAAATAAATTTAGAATGCACCTTTTGGGGGCTGATGTTGTAGAGATAAAAGATGGCTTAAAAACACTAAAAGAGGCCACAACGGCTGCCATTCAAGCTTGGGTAAATGAGATAGAGAATGTTTTTTATGTAATTGGTTCTGTTGTAGGTCCATATCCATATCCTATGATAGTTAAGGATTTTCAAAGAATTATCGGCGATGAAACCAAAATTCAACTAAAAGAAAAAAATATACAAGCAGATTATGTAATAGCTTGTGTTGGTGGCGGAAGTAACGCTATGGGTATTTTTACGGCTTTTATAGATGATAAAAATGTAAATTTAATAGGCGTTGAAGCAGGAGGACTTGGTGCAAATACTCCTTATCATGCCGCAACTATGACGAATGGAAGAGTTGGGATAATACATGGAATGAAAACTATGGTTTTGCAAGATGAATTTGGAAGAAATTTACCAGTTCATAGCATATCTGCTGGTCTTGATTATCCTGGAATTGGACCAGAGCATTCATATCTAAATAGCATAAAAAGAGCAAAATATGAAGCTATTAGCGATGATGAGTGTATAGAGGCTATAAAAATATCATCTAAGCTAGAGGGCATAATACCAGCTATAGAAAGTGCCCATGCTTTGGCTTATTTAGAAAAACTTTGTCCTACACTTACTAAAAAATCAACTATCGTTGTAAATGTCTCCGGTAGAGGCGATAAAGATGTAAATACTATAATGAATTACAAAAAAGGAACTATTTATGGATAA
- the trpA gene encoding tryptophan synthase subunit alpha, translating to MDKISKAFENKKANIGYIVAGYPNLEYTKEFINSLDESSLDMLEIGIPYSDPLADGKVIFNASFNAVQNGVDTKKVFDMLKHCKTDKCLVFLVYYGLIFSYGVDKFLKDTKECGISGLIVPDLPCEENEELYEKCKNLGISLIPLISVTSEHRLNKLLKRSSGFIYAVGSIGVTGGKQTPIERLKNMVSDIKKSTNLPVAVGFGIRSNEDVRLTKTYADGAIVGTSIVKLTENCSVKDAMKEISKIFED from the coding sequence ATGGATAAGATATCAAAAGCCTTTGAAAATAAAAAAGCAAATATCGGATATATCGTTGCTGGTTATCCAAATTTAGAATACACAAAAGAGTTTATAAATTCACTTGATGAAAGTTCTCTTGATATGCTTGAGATAGGCATTCCATACTCTGATCCATTAGCAGATGGAAAAGTTATATTTAATGCTAGTTTTAATGCTGTGCAAAATGGAGTTGATACAAAAAAAGTTTTTGATATGTTAAAGCATTGTAAAACCGATAAATGCTTGGTTTTTTTGGTTTATTATGGACTTATATTTTCTTATGGTGTTGATAAATTTTTAAAAGATACCAAAGAATGTGGTATAAGTGGGCTTATAGTGCCTGATTTACCTTGCGAGGAAAATGAAGAGTTGTATGAAAAATGCAAAAATTTAGGAATTTCTTTGATTCCATTGATAAGCGTAACATCGGAACATAGGCTAAATAAACTTTTAAAAAGATCAAGCGGCTTTATATACGCAGTTGGTTCAATAGGCGTAACAGGTGGCAAACAAACCCCTATAGAGCGTCTTAAAAATATGGTTTCAGATATAAAAAAATCTACAAATTTACCAGTTGCGGTTGGTTTTGGAATAAGGAGTAATGAAGATGTAAGACTTACTAAAACATATGCCGATGGTGCTATAGTTGGGACAAGTATAGTAAAACTTACAGAAAATTGTAGTGTTAAAGATGCTATGAAAGAAATTTCAAAAATATTTGAGGATTAA
- a CDS encoding restriction endonuclease yields MLSAIEYSVKHFCVDILGYELQKGKTLGKDYYGASIPIFKNGVEYSFYLYFKKETLNSFGKALLNNDKLPEDDLCDICKEVANQIIGYAKNLLVDRGKDEYKLGTPEYLGMTKNFGVRLNEKIIFKMNNRTFQIGYKKV; encoded by the coding sequence ATGCTTAGTGCTATTGAGTATTCTGTGAAACATTTTTGTGTTGATATATTGGGTTATGAACTTCAAAAAGGTAAAACTTTGGGGAAAGATTATTATGGTGCATCAATACCTATTTTTAAAAATGGTGTAGAATATAGTTTTTATCTATATTTTAAAAAAGAAACATTAAATAGTTTTGGTAAAGCCTTGTTAAACAACGATAAATTGCCAGAAGACGATCTATGTGATATATGTAAAGAAGTCGCAAATCAGATAATAGGTTATGCTAAAAATTTACTAGTAGATAGAGGCAAGGATGAGTATAAACTAGGCACTCCTGAGTATTTGGGTATGACAAAAAACTTTGGCGTAAGATTAAATGAAAAGATTATTTTTAAAATGAACAATAGAACATTTCAAATCGGATATAAAAAAGTATGA
- the fliN gene encoding flagellar motor switch protein FliN, which yields MSEDSTLNVASEAISEGLFSDYSELLDISVYFTAELGTTTLSVKEFMKLENGSVIDLEKPAGESVELYINNRIVGKGEVMVYEKNLAIRINEILDSKSVVQYFKKEL from the coding sequence ATGAGTGAAGATAGCACTTTGAATGTTGCAAGTGAAGCTATAAGTGAGGGGCTTTTTTCTGATTATAGTGAGCTTTTAGATATTAGTGTGTATTTTACAGCAGAGCTTGGCACTACAACACTTAGTGTAAAAGAGTTTATGAAGCTTGAAAATGGCTCTGTGATTGATCTTGAAAAGCCAGCTGGCGAGAGTGTGGAGTTATATATAAATAACAGAATCGTTGGCAAAGGCGAAGTTATGGTTTATGAGAAAAACTTAGCAATTAGAATTAATGAAATTTTGGACTCAAAATCTGTAGTTCAGTATTTTAAAAAAGAGTTATAA
- a CDS encoding Ppx/GppA phosphatase family protein yields MAKKTAVIDLGSNSMRMAIFARTSRYGFYILNESKVRARLGENAYENGGYIQPNAMQKVLNGFDYFKKIAKEYGCNKFYCVGTSALRDAPNANEFISIVKRKFGLNLKCIDGKTEARLGGIASSNLLHDITEATTIDIGGGSTELALIQNSKVVDTISLNLGTVRLKELFFDKKDLDGAKKFIDTLLSQIPPNFKNQNLIAIGGSLRAVSNSIMQKKNYPLKIVHNFLYDFDEYKDYISDICNSHVTELKNYAIKQERLDTIREGVMIFLKIANYLEVKNICTSGVGVREGIFLNSILGKFSKFPANFNPSLKSLQDRFLHTNNSTICKYCKEIFIALKPIHKIDDKYLFELITAAKIHNIGEYLGFYSQHLHSSYFVLNSLNYGYTHAQKSLISLIIKNHGKKEIDKNELLLFSDLLPDSKTILWLSFILAFAKILAPFVKKQLVFTLSNQTLHIENLDNINIQKEQIKKLPKPATFAISFD; encoded by the coding sequence ATGGCAAAAAAAACCGCCGTTATTGACCTTGGTTCTAATTCTATGAGAATGGCCATATTTGCTAGGACTAGTAGATATGGCTTTTATATATTAAATGAAAGTAAAGTAAGAGCAAGACTTGGCGAAAATGCATACGAAAATGGCGGTTATATACAGCCAAATGCAATGCAAAAAGTTTTAAATGGTTTTGATTACTTTAAAAAAATAGCCAAAGAGTATGGATGCAATAAATTTTATTGTGTAGGAACATCTGCTTTAAGAGACGCACCAAATGCTAATGAATTTATATCAATTGTAAAAAGAAAATTTGGTTTAAATTTAAAATGCATAGACGGCAAAACGGAGGCAAGGCTTGGAGGAATTGCATCTAGCAATCTACTTCATGATATTACAGAAGCAACAACTATAGATATAGGAGGTGGTTCAACAGAGCTTGCACTCATACAAAATTCAAAAGTAGTTGATACAATATCGCTAAATTTAGGCACAGTTAGATTAAAAGAGCTATTTTTTGATAAAAAAGATTTAGATGGTGCAAAAAAATTTATAGATACATTATTATCACAAATACCGCCAAATTTTAAAAATCAAAATTTAATAGCAATTGGGGGCAGCCTTAGAGCAGTTTCAAATTCTATAATGCAAAAAAAGAATTATCCTTTAAAAATAGTGCATAATTTTTTATATGATTTTGATGAATACAAAGATTATATATCAGATATTTGCAACTCTCATGTCACAGAGTTAAAAAACTATGCCATCAAACAAGAAAGACTTGATACGATCAGGGAGGGGGTTATGATATTTTTAAAAATAGCTAATTACCTTGAAGTTAAAAATATCTGCACAAGCGGAGTTGGCGTAAGAGAAGGTATATTTTTAAATAGTATTTTAGGAAAATTTAGTAAATTTCCTGCAAATTTTAATCCAAGCTTAAAATCCTTGCAAGATAGATTTTTACATACTAATAATTCAACTATTTGTAAATATTGCAAGGAAATATTCATAGCTTTAAAACCCATTCACAAGATAGATGATAAATATCTTTTTGAACTTATAACAGCAGCAAAAATTCATAATATCGGGGAGTATTTGGGATTTTATTCACAGCATTTGCATAGTAGTTATTTTGTATTAAATTCTTTAAATTATGGCTATACTCATGCACAAAAAAGCCTTATATCACTTATAATAAAAAATCACGGAAAAAAAGAGATTGATAAAAATGAATTATTATTGTTTAGTGATTTATTGCCAGATAGTAAAACTATATTATGGCTTAGCTTTATACTAGCTTTTGCAAAAATACTTGCGCCGTTTGTAAAAAAACAACTAGTTTTTACGCTATCAAATCAAACTTTGCATATAGAAAATTTAGACAACATAAATATCCAAAAAGAACAGATTAAAAAACTACCAAAACCTGCAACTTTTGCTATATCTTTTGATTAA
- a CDS encoding YfhL family 4Fe-4S dicluster ferredoxin translates to MALMITNDCISCDACREECPDDAIFEDSPIYIIDPDRCSECIGDYAEPACIVVCPTDCIILDPDNIETAEELRLKHEQSSEV, encoded by the coding sequence ATGGCATTAATGATAACAAATGATTGTATAAGTTGCGATGCATGTAGGGAAGAGTGTCCTGATGACGCTATTTTTGAAGATAGTCCTATTTATATCATAGATCCTGATAGGTGTAGTGAATGTATTGGGGATTATGCAGAACCTGCTTGCATAGTTGTATGCCCAACAGATTGCATTATACTTGATCCTGACAATATAGAAACAGCAGAGGAACTTAGACTAAAACACGAACAATCAAGTGAAGTGTAA